A portion of the Salarias fasciatus chromosome 15, fSalaFa1.1, whole genome shotgun sequence genome contains these proteins:
- the LOC115401831 gene encoding single-minded homolog 1-like, with protein MKEKSKTAARTRREKENSEFYELAKMLPLPSAITSQLDKASIIRLTTSYLKMRIVFPQGLGEAWGHASRTRSLDNIGRELGSHLLQTLDGFIFVVAPDGKIMYISETASVHLGLSQVELTGNSIYEYVHPADHDEMTAVLTPHQPYHSHFVQEYEMERSFFLRMKCVLAKRNAGLTSGGYKVIHCSGYLKIRQYSLDISPFEGCYQNVGLVAVGHSLPPSAVTEIKLHSNMFMFRASLDMKLIFLDSRVAELTGYEPQDLIEKTLYHHVHSCDIFHLRCAHHLLLVKGQVTTKYYRFLAKHGGWVWVQSYATIVHNSRSSRPHCIVSVNYVLTDTEYKGMQLSLDQMSPTKPAFPYADSHSEDRKSTKSRLSQSKAKARVSPYPQQFSAFNPERSESDQDSQWGGSPLTDSASPQLLDPSEAAEASCAYRLYPDSGSLCYGLGLSEDDIAHAHSHPHTTTCDRVRCQSGRYFLGTPQSGREMWWDTTRSVLSLPKFSVESSEGYEITSYHGAIHGRGHWDEDSVVSSPDGGGSTSDSGERYHGDQFQASPREPSKMETLIRATQQMIKEEENRLQHHKVPPLDVSGLTKTHSPCFTSSLAHHSQLTMPSVVCRGPGAPSIDLPSERLHHRDSVKMLAAHDNDENTTSPASLSRLSSPSSDGIPRSGLSLAKDYMQTELSPHASQPQGSPLLYQAQERQPLDRQTAYALTGYSLEHLYDPENLRSYSGLACGGVQYDVASHVRMQAEQIQGHKATSVIITNGS; from the exons ATGAAGGAGAAATCCAAAACGGCCGCGAGGACTAGACGGGAAAAGGAGAACAGTGAATTTTACGAGCTGGCCAAAATGCTGCCTTTACCGTCGGCCATCACCTCGCAGCTAGACAAAGCCTCCATAATCAGACTGACAACCAGCTACCTGAAGATGAGGATTGTTTTCCCTCAGG GTTTGGGTGAAGCTTGGGGTCATGCAAGTCGGACAAGATCTTTGGACAATATAGGACGAGAGCTGGGATCTCATTTACTGCAG ACACTGGACGGATTCATCTTTGTTGTCGCTCCAGATGGGAAAATCATGTATATTTCAGAGACAGCATCCGTCCATTTAGGACTCTCTCAG GTAGAGTTGACCGGGAACAGTATTTACGAGTACGTCCATCCTGCCGACCACGACGAGATGACAGCTGTCCTCACGCCTCACCAGCCCTACCACTCACACTTCGTCCAAG AATATGAAATGGAGCGCTCCTTCTTTTTGCGGATGAAATGCGTGCTGGCAAAAAGAAACGCGGGACTCACCAGTGGTGGATACAAG GTGATTCACTGCAGCGGGTACCTGAAGATCCGCCAGTACAGTTTGGATATATCACCTTTTGAGGGCTGCTACCAGAATGTGGGGCTAGTGGCTGTTGGTCACTCCCTACCGCCCAGCGCTGTGACTGAGATCAAGCTGCACAGCAACATGTTCATGTTCAGAGCCAGTTTGGACATGAAACTTATCTTCCTTGACTCCAG GGTAGCTGAGCTGACAGGATATGAGCCCCAAGACCTCATCGAAAAAACACTATACCATCACGTCCACAGCTGCGACATCTTCCACCTCCGCTGTGCGCACCACCTCT TGCTGGTAAAAGGCCAAGTCACCACTAAGTACTATCGTTTCCTGGCCAAGCACGGCGGCTGGGTCTGGGTCCAGAGTTACGCCACCATTGTCCACAACAGTCGATCTTCGAGACCTCACTGTATTGTCAGCGTTAACTACGTCCTCAC GGATACTGAGTATAAGGGGATGCAGCTGTCCTTAGACCAGATGAGTCCCACCAAGCCAGCATTTCCATACGCTGACAGTCACAGCGAAGACAGAAAGAGCACCAAGTCACGCCTGAGCCAGTCGAAGGCCAAAGCCAGAGTGTCACCATATCCACAG CAATTTTCAGCTTTCAATCCAGAGCGTTCGGAGTCTGACCAGGACAGCCAGTGGGGAGGGAGTCCGCTGACAGACTCTGCCTCCCCCCAGCTGCTGGATCCCAGCGAGGCGGCAGAGGCGTCGTGCGCATATCGACTTTACCCAGACTCGGGCTCCCTGTGCTACGGCCTGGGTCTGTCTGAAGACGACATCGCCCACGCCCACTCCCATCCTCACACAACAACCTGTGACCGCGTTCGGTGTCAGAGTGGGCGCTACTTCCTGGGAACCCCCCAGTCCGGGAGAGAGATGTGGTGGGACACCACACGCTCTGTGCTGTCACTGCCAAAATTCTCGGTGGAGAGCAGCGAGGGCTACGAAATCACATCCTACCATGGCGCCATTCATG GACGGGGCCACTGGGACGAAGACAGTGTTGTGAGTTCGCCTGACGGGGGCGGGTCCACGAGCGATTCAGGTGAGCGATACCATGGTGACCAGTTCCAAGCAAGCCCCCGAGAGCCGAGCAAGATGGAGACCCTTATCCGTGCCACGCAGCAAATgatcaaagaggaggagaaccgcCTGCAGCATCACAAGGTACCGCCGCTGGACGTCTCCGGCCTGACCAAAACTCACAGCCCGTGCTTCACCTCCTCGCTTGCCCACCACTCTCAGCTCACCATGCCCAGTGTGGTGTGCCGAGGCCCCGGAGCCCCCAGTATTGACCTCCCCTCCGAACGCCTTCATCACCGAGACAGCGTCAAAATGCTCGCGGCCCACGACAATGACGAAAACACAACCAGCCCCGCATCTTTGTCCCGTCTCAGCAGCCCCAGTTCCGACGGCATCCCCAGATCGGGCCTCTCCCTCGCCAAAGACTACATGCAGACGGAGCTGTCCCCCCATGCTTCGCAACCACAGGGGAGTCCGCTGCTCTACCAAGCTCAGGAGAGGCAGCCGCTGGACCGGCAAACGGCCTACGCCTTGACTGGGTACTCCCTGGAGCACCTGTACGACCCGGAGAACTTGCGAAGTTACTCCGGCCTGGCCTGCGGAGGAGTCCAGTACGACGTGGCGTCTCATGTGAGAATGCAGGCCGAGCAGATACAGGGACACAAGGCCACCTCAGTGATCATAACCAACGGCAGCTGA